In a genomic window of Stakelama saccharophila:
- a CDS encoding ATP-binding protein, translated as MTDIAAAEVDQDGGWGRRWRTISMVVIAVLGVAVLTAVILSIRTADRERDRALALQSHSYEVMILARSLSETMASAEASLGRYVISGERQMGQVYSDRWLKAAGQLHRLDQVTHGDPVVSTQVDRVRKAYYQRGDELDRIAFYTQQDRNREAFAFYNAARDTPALRRLQRRLDELMALERKLLQAHSEAASATVAQSTSITKMLAAFGILIVVGAGFLAWKVVQSTRARATADAEATTERERAAELEAAVASATAQLREEAAERQAAEEKLRQVQKMEAVGQLTGGIAHDFNNMLAVVIGGLELARRHVKLDPQVTRRHIDNAMDGARRAAALTRRLLAFARAEALMPESIDSADLIASMSDLLDRTIGDTISVRTRDAELGWCTWADRHLLENAILNLAVNARDAMEGKGTLTIETGGRSLTAGEIGQCSAGDYVTIAVCDTGCGMPADVVERAFEPFFTTKPVGKGTGLGLSQIFGFVRQSSGEITIDSTPGAGTTVTMFLPRHEGEAASEIGRDPDDGETTTPGRALDVMVVEDDPRVLAATVSILRELGHRPVACDQPLHARDVLGSMPHIDCLITDVLMPGQTGPEMVADLRGTLSGVGIIFVTGYAGDSADGAVLDEHVVLRKPFTITGLTRALDRALDKASQDIETEPPRRTGVAGG; from the coding sequence ATGACCGATATCGCAGCGGCGGAGGTTGACCAGGACGGCGGTTGGGGGCGTCGCTGGCGTACCATTTCGATGGTCGTCATCGCCGTGCTCGGCGTGGCCGTGCTCACCGCCGTGATATTGTCGATCCGGACCGCGGACCGGGAACGCGATCGGGCGCTGGCGCTGCAGTCGCACAGCTATGAAGTCATGATCCTGGCCCGCTCGCTGTCCGAAACCATGGCGAGTGCGGAGGCGTCACTGGGCCGGTACGTCATTTCCGGCGAACGCCAGATGGGACAGGTCTATTCCGATCGGTGGCTGAAGGCGGCAGGTCAACTTCACCGGCTGGATCAGGTGACCCATGGCGACCCGGTCGTCTCCACCCAGGTCGACCGGGTTCGTAAGGCCTATTACCAGCGCGGCGACGAACTCGATCGCATCGCCTTCTACACGCAACAGGACCGCAATCGGGAGGCTTTCGCCTTTTACAACGCCGCGCGGGATACCCCGGCGCTGCGCCGGCTCCAACGGCGCCTGGACGAATTGATGGCGCTCGAACGCAAACTGTTGCAGGCGCACAGCGAAGCGGCCAGCGCGACCGTCGCCCAGTCGACCTCGATCACCAAGATGCTGGCCGCATTCGGCATTCTGATCGTCGTCGGAGCAGGCTTTCTCGCATGGAAGGTCGTGCAGTCGACACGAGCGCGGGCCACCGCCGACGCCGAAGCGACGACCGAGCGCGAACGCGCCGCAGAACTGGAAGCCGCCGTCGCCAGCGCCACCGCCCAGCTGCGCGAAGAGGCGGCCGAGCGGCAGGCGGCGGAGGAAAAGCTGCGCCAGGTCCAGAAGATGGAAGCCGTCGGCCAGCTCACCGGTGGTATCGCGCACGATTTCAACAATATGCTCGCCGTCGTGATCGGCGGCCTGGAACTGGCTCGGCGGCATGTGAAGCTCGATCCGCAGGTCACCCGCCGCCATATCGACAACGCGATGGATGGCGCCCGGCGCGCCGCCGCTCTCACCCGCCGGCTTCTCGCCTTCGCCCGCGCCGAGGCGCTGATGCCCGAATCGATCGATTCCGCCGATCTGATCGCCAGCATGTCCGATCTGCTCGACCGGACCATCGGCGACACGATTTCGGTGCGGACGCGCGACGCCGAACTGGGCTGGTGTACCTGGGCCGACCGGCACCTGCTGGAAAACGCCATCCTCAACCTGGCCGTCAACGCACGCGATGCGATGGAGGGCAAGGGCACGCTCACCATCGAGACCGGCGGCCGATCGTTGACCGCCGGCGAGATCGGGCAGTGCTCGGCCGGCGACTATGTCACCATCGCCGTGTGCGATACCGGCTGCGGCATGCCCGCCGACGTCGTGGAACGCGCGTTCGAGCCCTTTTTCACCACGAAACCGGTGGGCAAGGGCACCGGCCTCGGCCTGAGCCAGATCTTCGGCTTCGTCCGCCAGTCGTCCGGGGAAATCACCATCGATTCGACGCCCGGCGCCGGCACGACCGTGACGATGTTCCTGCCCCGCCACGAGGGCGAAGCGGCGAGCGAGATCGGGCGGGACCCGGACGACGGCGAAACGACGACACCGGGTCGCGCCCTGGACGTAATGGTGGTGGAAGACGATCCGCGCGTGCTTGCCGCCACGGTCAGCATTCTGCGCGAACTCGGCCATCGCCCGGTGGCGTGCGACCAGCCCCTGCACGCCCGCGACGTCCTGGGATCGATGCCGCATATCGACTGCCTGATCACCGACGTGCTGATGCCCGGCCAGACCGGGCCGGAGATGGTCGCCGACCTGCGCGGCACCCTGTCGGGGGTCGGGATCATCTTCGTCACCGGCTATGCGGGCGACAGCGCCGACGGCGCCGTGCTCGACGAGCATGTCGTCCTGCGAAAACCGTTCACCATCACCGGCCTCACCCGTGCGCTCGATCGTGCGCTGGACAAGGCCAGCCAGGATATTGAGACCGAGCCGCCGCGCAGGACCGGCGTCGCCGGGGGCTGA
- the spt gene encoding serine palmitoyltransferase gives MTEAVQADHRRPADSAPAAPDRDLMSKFDALIAERQALLDSGVTDPFSIVMDAVKSPTEAVIRGKDTILLGTYNYMGMTFDPDVIRAGKDALDQFGSGTNGSRMLNGTFRDHMGVEQALRDFYGMAGAIVFSTGYMANLGMISTLAGKGEYVILDADSHASIYDGCKQGVAEIVRFRHNSVEDLDKRLGRLPADAGKLVVLEGVYSMVGDIAPLKEMVAASKKHGAMVLVDEAHSMGFFGANGRGVYEEQGLEGQVDFVVGTFSKSVGTVGGFCVSDHPKFEAIRLACRPYIFTASLPPSVVATAETSVRKLMHAHGKREQLWKNARRLHGGLVQMGFRLGTETPDSAIVAVMLEDQEQAVAMWQTLLDRGLYVNMARPPATPMGTYLLRCSLCAEHSDAQIDAVLAMFRAAGEATGVLPG, from the coding sequence ATGACCGAAGCCGTGCAAGCCGATCACCGCCGCCCTGCCGACTCCGCTCCCGCCGCGCCCGATCGCGACCTGATGAGCAAGTTCGATGCCCTGATCGCGGAGCGCCAGGCCTTGCTCGATTCCGGCGTTACCGATCCATTCTCCATCGTCATGGACGCGGTGAAATCGCCCACCGAAGCGGTGATCAGGGGCAAGGACACCATCCTGCTCGGCACCTATAATTATATGGGCATGACGTTCGACCCGGACGTGATCCGGGCCGGCAAGGACGCGCTCGACCAGTTCGGATCGGGCACCAACGGCAGCCGCATGCTGAACGGCACGTTCCGCGATCATATGGGCGTCGAACAGGCGTTGCGCGACTTCTACGGCATGGCCGGCGCGATCGTCTTCTCGACCGGGTATATGGCCAATCTCGGCATGATCTCGACGCTCGCCGGCAAGGGCGAATATGTCATTCTCGACGCCGACAGCCATGCCTCCATCTATGACGGATGCAAGCAGGGTGTCGCGGAAATCGTCCGATTTCGCCACAATTCGGTGGAGGATCTCGACAAGCGGCTCGGCCGCCTGCCCGCCGACGCCGGAAAGCTCGTCGTGCTCGAAGGCGTCTATTCCATGGTCGGCGACATCGCGCCGCTGAAGGAAATGGTCGCGGCATCGAAGAAGCACGGCGCCATGGTGCTGGTCGACGAAGCGCATTCCATGGGCTTTTTCGGCGCCAACGGCCGCGGTGTCTATGAGGAGCAGGGGCTGGAAGGCCAGGTCGATTTCGTCGTCGGCACCTTTTCCAAGTCGGTCGGCACGGTGGGCGGCTTCTGCGTATCGGATCATCCGAAGTTCGAGGCGATCCGGCTGGCCTGCCGCCCCTATATCTTCACCGCCAGCCTGCCGCCGAGCGTCGTCGCCACGGCCGAAACCTCGGTCCGCAAGCTGATGCACGCCCACGGGAAACGCGAGCAGCTCTGGAAGAATGCCCGCCGGCTGCACGGCGGCCTCGTCCAAATGGGCTTTCGCCTCGGCACCGAAACGCCGGACAGCGCGATCGTCGCGGTCATGCTGGAGGATCAGGAACAGGCCGTCGCCATGTGGCAGACGCTTCTCGACCGCGGCCTCTACGTCAACATGGCGCGGCCGCCGGCCACGCCGATGGGCACCTATCTGCTGCGCTGCTCGCTTTGCGCCGAACATAGCGACGCGCAGATCGACGCGGTGCTCGCCATGTTTCGCGCCGCCGGCGAGGCCACCGGCGTTCTTCCCGGATAA
- a CDS encoding acyl carrier protein, whose protein sequence is MSDRQATFDKVAELIAPFNKKGVTLTEATSFQHDLEWDSLTVMDFVAAIEDEFDILITMNMQAEIETVGQLVDAVEKLKQTRD, encoded by the coding sequence ATGAGCGACCGCCAAGCAACCTTCGATAAAGTCGCCGAGCTGATCGCACCGTTCAACAAGAAGGGCGTGACGCTGACGGAGGCGACCAGCTTTCAGCACGACCTGGAATGGGACAGCCTGACGGTGATGGACTTCGTCGCCGCGATCGAGGACGAATTCGACATCCTTATCACCATGAACATGCAGGCCGAAATCGAGACCGTGGGCCAGCTCGTCGATGCGGTCGAAAAGCTGAAGCAGACACGGGACTGA
- a CDS encoding NAD-dependent epimerase/dehydratase family protein translates to MTTLALTGGTGFVGGRLIGLALAAGHRIRALTRRPQNAREGVTWVPGSLSTPDALEELATGADALIHVAGVVNARDRDGFMRGNAAGTQAMLDAAARAEVARFVHVSSLAAREPGLSDYGWSKAGAERAVTDSDRAWTIVRPPAIYGPGDMEMRDIFRLARYGLALLPPPGRMSLIEVGDLARLLLTLATHDPGRVILEVDDGAERGWTHGDFARAVGDAVGRRVLPLPLPRAILSLASRGDALLRGEKAKLTSDRVSYFCHPDWCIDPEKRPDPTLWRPEVPTPEGLARTAAWYRAQGLL, encoded by the coding sequence TTGACGACACTGGCGCTCACCGGCGGCACCGGGTTCGTCGGCGGCCGCCTGATCGGGCTGGCGCTGGCGGCGGGGCACCGGATCCGTGCCCTCACCCGCCGACCGCAGAACGCGCGCGAGGGCGTGACCTGGGTGCCGGGCTCTCTGTCCACACCGGATGCGCTGGAGGAACTGGCGACCGGCGCCGATGCGTTGATTCATGTCGCCGGCGTGGTGAATGCACGCGACCGCGACGGCTTCATGCGCGGCAACGCGGCCGGAACGCAGGCGATGCTCGACGCCGCGGCGCGCGCAGAGGTGGCGCGCTTCGTCCATGTCTCGTCGCTGGCAGCGCGGGAGCCGGGACTGTCGGATTATGGCTGGTCGAAGGCCGGCGCCGAACGCGCCGTAACGGATTCGGACCGCGCCTGGACCATCGTTCGCCCGCCCGCCATCTATGGCCCCGGCGACATGGAGATGCGCGACATCTTCCGCCTCGCCCGCTACGGCCTCGCGCTGTTGCCGCCGCCGGGCCGCATGTCGTTGATCGAGGTGGGCGATCTCGCCCGGTTGCTGCTGACCCTTGCCACGCACGATCCCGGCCGGGTGATCCTCGAAGTCGATGACGGCGCCGAGCGCGGCTGGACGCACGGCGACTTCGCCCGCGCGGTCGGCGATGCGGTGGGCAGGCGCGTGCTGCCCCTCCCCCTGCCCCGAGCCATATTGTCGCTGGCGTCCAGGGGCGACGCGCTGCTGCGCGGCGAAAAGGCGAAACTGACGTCGGACCGGGTATCCTATTTCTGTCATCCCGACTGGTGCATCGACCCGGAAAAGCGCCCCGACCCAACGCTTTGGCGACCCGAAGTGCCGACGCCGGAAGGACTGGCGCGAACCGCGGCATGGTATCGTGCGCAAGGCCTGCTATAG
- the proB gene encoding glutamate 5-kinase — translation MNEADRFSPKNCPRLIVKVGSALLVDPDGELHREWLETLIDDVHERIKAGQEVAIVSSGSIAIGARRLGLPGGGRNSLEDAQASAATGQIALAHMWSELLHDRGLSAAQVLVTLGDMEDRRRYLNASATLGRLLGLGVVPVVNENDTVATERIRFGDNDRLAARVAQAANADGVILLSDVDGLYDSNPTHNPDAKLIPVIEEIDESITGMADSRSASGMGSGGMVSKIEAARIATTVGADLAIVSGKQMHALKAFEESGHGSVFVGSGNAGARKAWLAGGLTEEGTIIIDQGAVEALQNGNSLLPAGAIRIEGEFLRGDLVSIVDSKHNKIARGLAEYDYVDAQRIVGRRSEDIARILGYSPRSALVHRSHMAVL, via the coding sequence TTGAACGAAGCCGACCGCTTTTCTCCCAAGAACTGCCCGCGGCTGATCGTGAAGGTCGGTTCGGCGCTGCTTGTCGATCCCGACGGCGAACTGCACCGCGAATGGCTCGAAACCCTGATCGACGATGTGCATGAACGCATCAAGGCCGGCCAGGAGGTCGCGATCGTCAGTTCCGGCTCCATCGCCATCGGCGCACGGCGGCTCGGCCTGCCCGGCGGCGGTCGCAACAGCCTTGAGGACGCGCAGGCATCCGCCGCCACCGGCCAGATCGCGCTTGCCCATATGTGGTCGGAACTGCTGCACGATCGCGGCCTTTCCGCGGCCCAGGTGCTGGTCACGCTGGGCGACATGGAGGACCGGCGCCGCTACCTGAACGCATCCGCCACGCTTGGCCGTCTGCTCGGCCTGGGCGTCGTGCCCGTGGTGAACGAAAACGACACGGTCGCGACCGAGCGCATCCGCTTCGGCGACAATGACCGGCTCGCCGCCCGCGTGGCGCAGGCCGCCAATGCCGACGGCGTGATCCTGCTGTCCGATGTCGACGGCCTGTACGATTCGAATCCGACCCATAATCCGGATGCCAAACTGATCCCCGTGATCGAGGAGATCGACGAGAGCATCACCGGCATGGCCGACTCGCGTTCGGCTTCCGGCATGGGATCGGGCGGCATGGTGTCGAAGATCGAGGCGGCACGCATCGCAACGACCGTGGGCGCCGATCTCGCCATCGTATCGGGCAAGCAGATGCACGCGCTTAAGGCATTCGAGGAGAGCGGGCACGGTTCGGTCTTCGTCGGTTCCGGCAATGCCGGCGCGCGCAAGGCCTGGCTTGCCGGCGGGCTGACCGAGGAAGGCACGATCATCATCGACCAGGGCGCGGTCGAGGCACTGCAGAACGGCAACAGCCTGCTGCCCGCCGGTGCGATCCGCATCGAGGGCGAGTTCCTGCGCGGCGATCTGGTGTCGATCGTCGATTCGAAGCACAACAAGATCGCCCGCGGGCTGGCCGAATATGATTATGTCGATGCGCAGCGCATCGTCGGCAGGCGGAGCGAGGACATCGCCCGGATCCTCGGCTATTCACCCCGTTCCGCGCTCGTCCATCGCAGCCACATGGCGGTGCTTTGA
- the obgE gene encoding GTPase ObgE produces the protein MHFLDQAKIYVRSGAGGPGAVSFRREKYIEFGGPDGGDGGKGGDIVFEAVPGLNTLIDFRYTQHFRAPRGKGGAGANRTGAGGEDLVIKVPVGTQVISEDKEHVLMDFTRVGQREVFLRGGDGGRGNMSYKSSTNRAPRQHGTGWPGEEAWIWLRLKLLADIGLVGLPNAGKSTFVNAVTNARAKVGDYAFTTTRPQLGVVKHKGREFVVADIPGLIEGAADGVGIGDRFLGHVERCKVLLHLVDAHAPDLTQAYRTVRDELESYGAGLADKREVLVLNKTDLLDAELTDALRAELADASGAEVLPASGATGAGMEALLDRLIEALGPMRNDDAQKPDDKDPAEPIEWSPI, from the coding sequence ATGCATTTCCTCGATCAGGCGAAGATCTATGTCCGCTCCGGCGCGGGCGGCCCCGGTGCGGTGAGTTTCCGGCGCGAGAAATATATCGAGTTCGGCGGCCCCGACGGCGGTGACGGCGGCAAGGGCGGCGATATCGTGTTCGAGGCGGTGCCCGGTCTCAATACCCTGATAGACTTTCGCTACACCCAGCATTTCCGCGCCCCGCGCGGCAAAGGCGGAGCCGGGGCGAACCGCACCGGGGCGGGCGGCGAGGACCTGGTCATCAAAGTGCCCGTCGGCACCCAGGTGATCAGCGAGGACAAGGAGCATGTCCTCATGGATTTCACCCGCGTCGGCCAGCGCGAGGTCTTCCTGCGCGGTGGCGACGGCGGTCGCGGCAACATGAGCTACAAGAGTTCGACCAATCGTGCGCCGCGCCAGCACGGCACCGGCTGGCCCGGCGAGGAAGCCTGGATATGGCTGCGGCTCAAGCTGCTCGCCGATATCGGGCTCGTCGGCCTGCCCAATGCCGGCAAGTCCACCTTCGTCAACGCCGTAACCAATGCCAGGGCGAAGGTAGGCGATTATGCCTTCACCACCACCCGGCCCCAGCTCGGCGTGGTGAAGCACAAGGGACGCGAGTTCGTCGTTGCCGATATTCCAGGCCTGATCGAGGGCGCCGCCGATGGTGTCGGCATCGGCGACCGGTTCCTGGGCCATGTCGAGCGCTGCAAGGTGCTGCTGCACCTGGTCGATGCGCACGCGCCAGACCTTACACAGGCCTATCGTACCGTGCGCGACGAACTCGAATCCTACGGCGCCGGCCTCGCCGACAAGCGCGAGGTGCTCGTACTCAACAAGACCGACCTGCTCGACGCGGAACTCACCGACGCCCTGCGCGCTGAACTGGCGGATGCCAGCGGTGCGGAGGTTCTGCCCGCCTCCGGCGCCACCGGCGCGGGGATGGAAGCGTTGCTCGACCGCCTGATCGAGGCACTCGGGCCGATGAGGAACGATGACGCGCAGAAACCCGACGACAAGGACCCGGCGGAACCGATAGAATGGTCGCCGATCTGA
- a CDS encoding helix-turn-helix domain-containing protein, with amino-acid sequence MPATVRKRLSPQEARIAALEAARAILIEDGPQAVTLKAVAARIGRTHANLLHHFGSAAGLQKALIASMAETITAIIGAAAMKARAGDQNPREVVDLTFDAFDSEGAGALASWMILSGNQDALDPILEAIHKLVDDLAEGHSEASMSIHEETLQLVLMALGDALLGGPMARALGLPREKARDLACQALLASRAGEHAD; translated from the coding sequence ATGCCCGCTACCGTTCGCAAACGCCTCTCACCGCAGGAAGCGCGCATCGCCGCGCTGGAAGCTGCTCGCGCCATCCTGATCGAGGACGGACCGCAAGCAGTTACACTGAAGGCGGTAGCCGCACGTATCGGGCGGACCCACGCCAATCTGCTCCATCATTTCGGCTCGGCCGCCGGGTTGCAGAAAGCGCTGATCGCAAGCATGGCAGAAACGATCACCGCGATCATCGGTGCCGCGGCGATGAAGGCCCGTGCCGGCGACCAGAATCCGCGCGAGGTGGTGGACCTCACCTTCGACGCGTTCGACAGCGAGGGCGCCGGCGCGCTCGCGAGCTGGATGATCCTGTCCGGCAACCAGGATGCGCTTGACCCCATTCTGGAGGCGATCCACAAGCTCGTCGACGATCTGGCGGAAGGGCATTCGGAAGCGAGCATGTCGATCCACGAGGAGACGCTGCAACTCGTCCTGATGGCGCTGGGAGATGCGCTGCTGGGCGGGCCGATGGCCCGCGCCCTGGGCCTGCCACGCGAAAAGGCGCGGGACCTTGCGTGCCAGGCGCTGCTGGCGTCGCGCGCCGGTGAGCATGCCGACTGA
- a CDS encoding GNAT family N-acetyltransferase encodes MFMRTPRLTLRPGWAEDADELAVAIAHRKVVHNLGRAPWPYALGDARAFIEAQQAERHGASFLICSHEDGACPIVGGIGFGPYENRPNELGYWITPRAWGRGYATEAGHAAIAVARMLGVAELTAGHHVDNPASGAVLRKLGFASSGSARRYSRGRGAWVDCTEYVLPLASRRNAADSAVATSSRLLAA; translated from the coding sequence ATGTTCATGCGTACCCCGCGTCTGACCCTGCGGCCAGGCTGGGCCGAAGACGCCGATGAACTCGCCGTCGCCATCGCCCACCGGAAAGTCGTGCACAACCTTGGCCGTGCGCCCTGGCCCTATGCGCTGGGCGATGCTCGGGCGTTTATCGAGGCGCAGCAGGCCGAACGGCACGGCGCCTCCTTCCTCATCTGCTCGCACGAGGATGGCGCCTGCCCGATCGTGGGCGGCATCGGCTTCGGCCCGTACGAAAATCGCCCGAACGAACTCGGCTACTGGATCACACCCCGCGCATGGGGACGCGGCTATGCCACCGAGGCGGGGCACGCGGCGATCGCGGTCGCCCGCATGCTGGGCGTTGCCGAACTTACCGCAGGGCATCATGTCGACAATCCGGCGTCGGGCGCCGTGCTGCGCAAGCTGGGCTTCGCGTCCTCGGGATCGGCCCGCCGGTATTCGCGCGGACGCGGTGCCTGGGTCGACTGCACCGAATATGTGCTGCCCCTGGCGTCTCGCCGTAACGCGGCCGACAGCGCAGTGGCGACGAGCAGCAGGTTGCTGGCGGCCTGA
- the rpmA gene encoding 50S ribosomal protein L27 — protein MAHKKAGGSSRNGRDSAGRRLGVKKFGGEAVVAGNIIVRQRGTKFYPGTNVGMGKDHTLFALTDGRVSFKEGKLGRKFASVDIMADAAE, from the coding sequence ATGGCACATAAGAAAGCAGGCGGCTCGTCGCGTAACGGTCGCGATTCCGCAGGCCGTCGCCTTGGCGTGAAGAAGTTCGGGGGCGAAGCCGTCGTCGCCGGCAACATCATCGTGCGTCAGCGCGGCACCAAATTCTATCCCGGCACGAATGTCGGCATGGGCAAGGACCATACCCTGTTCGCGCTTACCGATGGTCGTGTGTCCTTCAAGGAAGGCAAGCTCGGCCGCAAATTCGCGTCGGTGGATATTATGGCGGACGCCGCCGAATAA
- the rplU gene encoding 50S ribosomal protein L21 gives MFAVVRTGGKQYRVAAGDKIVVEKIGGEAGTTVKLDDVLLAGDGSDLKAVDGLSVAAEIVAQAKGEKVVIFKKRRRHNYRRKAGHRQQHTILKITAIGEEKAKKAAPKPAAKKAAPKEAAPEADKA, from the coding sequence ATGTTCGCAGTCGTGCGCACGGGCGGCAAGCAGTATCGCGTTGCCGCAGGAGACAAGATCGTCGTCGAGAAGATCGGCGGCGAGGCCGGCACAACGGTCAAGCTCGATGATGTGTTGCTCGCCGGCGACGGCAGCGACCTGAAGGCGGTCGACGGACTGAGCGTCGCGGCCGAGATCGTGGCGCAGGCGAAGGGCGAGAAGGTCGTCATCTTCAAGAAGCGCCGTCGGCACAATTATCGTCGCAAGGCCGGCCACCGCCAGCAGCACACGATCCTGAAGATCACCGCAATCGGTGAGGAAAAGGCCAAGAAGGCCGCGCCGAAGCCTGCCGCGAAGAAGGCCGCGCCGAAAGAGGCAGCGCCCGAGGCGGACAAGGCCTGA